A section of the Myxococcus virescens genome encodes:
- a CDS encoding metallophosphoesterase, whose amino-acid sequence MRLFGIGDTHLPSTRQKDMHRFGWSEHPLPLQRAWDERVAPEDVVIVAGDISWATRAHEVMDDLAWLDARPGRKVLVRGNHDYWWGDSASKLRKLLEPFRTLEGFLHNNAVVMGPWVIAGSRLWTAPEAPPMPGGEMGDEAADTGYVERETRRLTASMEDAKKKEAASATPLVRVVAVHFPPVYANEKPTAFSEPIEAFGPKVCVYGHLHAAGIAAGFTGERGGVRYVLASCDAAGFAPVLLDEV is encoded by the coding sequence ATGCGGCTCTTCGGAATCGGCGACACCCACCTGCCCTCCACGCGACAGAAGGACATGCACCGCTTCGGGTGGTCCGAGCACCCCCTGCCGCTGCAGCGCGCGTGGGATGAGCGGGTGGCTCCGGAGGACGTGGTCATCGTGGCGGGGGACATCTCCTGGGCCACGCGGGCCCACGAGGTGATGGATGACCTGGCGTGGCTGGACGCGCGCCCGGGCCGCAAGGTGCTGGTGCGCGGCAACCACGACTACTGGTGGGGCGACTCCGCGTCCAAGCTGCGCAAGCTGCTGGAGCCCTTCCGCACCCTGGAGGGCTTCCTCCACAACAACGCCGTCGTCATGGGCCCGTGGGTGATTGCGGGCAGCCGGCTGTGGACCGCGCCGGAGGCGCCGCCCATGCCCGGAGGCGAAATGGGGGACGAGGCGGCGGACACCGGCTACGTGGAGCGGGAGACGCGCCGGCTGACGGCCTCCATGGAGGACGCGAAGAAGAAGGAGGCGGCCAGCGCCACGCCGCTGGTGCGGGTGGTGGCCGTGCACTTCCCGCCGGTGTACGCGAACGAGAAGCCCACCGCCTTCAGCGAGCCCATTGAAGCCTTCGGACCGAAGGTGTGCGTCTATGGCCACCTGCACGCGGCCGGCATCGCCGCGGGCTTCACGGGCGAGCGCGGCGGCGTACGCTACGTGCTGGCCTCGTGTGACGCGGCGGGCTTCGCCCCGGTGCTGCTCGACGAGGTGTGA
- a CDS encoding DUF2378 family protein, translating into MPSNKAELEARLAAVHPGDSVRGLFFKSVLSLVQQQAGLTALETVRQGALGAAYTDLLTYPARDFLTLLYRAADALEPLLGPEDAVFHACGEKDVTRFSTGPGMLIFGIISRGDPQKLFAGAQMGYGAAVSYGSRDYVPTGPTSGTLHMRRDMLPPAYHEGILTGALKVLGLQGTARATPRGIDSADYDIQWA; encoded by the coding sequence ATGCCGTCCAACAAGGCGGAGCTCGAGGCCCGGCTCGCGGCCGTGCACCCTGGTGATTCGGTGCGCGGGCTGTTCTTCAAGTCGGTGCTCAGCCTCGTCCAGCAGCAGGCGGGCCTGACGGCGCTGGAGACGGTGCGCCAGGGGGCGCTGGGCGCGGCGTACACCGACTTGCTCACGTACCCGGCGCGGGACTTCCTGACGCTCCTCTACCGCGCGGCGGACGCGCTGGAGCCGCTGCTGGGTCCCGAGGACGCCGTCTTCCACGCCTGCGGCGAGAAGGACGTGACGCGCTTCTCCACCGGGCCGGGCATGCTCATCTTCGGAATCATCTCCCGCGGGGACCCGCAGAAGCTCTTCGCGGGCGCACAAATGGGCTACGGCGCGGCCGTCAGCTACGGCAGCCGCGACTACGTGCCCACCGGCCCCACCTCCGGCACGCTGCACATGCGCCGGGACATGCTGCCGCCCGCCTACCACGAGGGCATCCTCACCGGCGCGCTGAAGGTGCTGGGCCTGCAAGGCACCGCGCGCGCGACGCCGCGAGGCATCGACAGCGCGGACTACGACATCCAATGGGCTTGA
- a CDS encoding potassium transporter Kup: protein MLQARVQLKRGFVKATTTGVPGGEDVKKGPDTFKRSALLALGALGIVYGDIGTSPLYALRECFTGAHGIPPTPANVLGVLSLIFWSLIIIVSVKYLLLVMKADNRGEGGILAMMALVMQRQRAQPSHRARPVLITLGIFGAALLYGDGIITPAITVLSAVEGLHVATSVFDPYVIPIALVILVGLFLVQRHGTADIGAVFGPVMCVWFLTLAGLGVKELVHNPAVLGALSPWHAVELFRHNHLHGFLVLGGVFLVVTGCEALYADMGHFGRKPIQLAWFSMVLPALMLNYLGQGALLLRDASAARNPFFLLAPSWLLYPLVALATVAGVIASQALIAGVFSLTRQAMQLGYSPRMEVVHTSAEEMGQIYLPGLNWALLVGVVALVLGFRSSSALASAYGIAVSTAMVITTLMAYVVARELWGVRRWVAMPVVGLFLTVELAFFGANAVKVADGGWFPLLMAVVVFTLMTTWKRGRDILAAKLRASSIPLKELLGSFGDHPPVRVPGTAIFMTGNAEGTPPALLHNLKHNKVLHEQVVLLTILSEELPHVPHSERVEVEPLEQGFVRVVARYGFMENPGIPDVLKRCREKGLQFQLMGTSFFLGRETLIPTKRPGMAVWREALFAWMSRNARSATSYFRIPPNRVVELGAQVEL, encoded by the coding sequence TTGCTCCAGGCCCGGGTTCAGCTAAAGCGCGGTTTCGTGAAAGCGACCACCACCGGAGTGCCGGGCGGCGAAGACGTCAAAAAGGGCCCGGACACCTTCAAGCGCTCGGCGCTGCTGGCCCTCGGGGCCTTGGGCATCGTCTACGGCGATATCGGCACGAGCCCGCTGTACGCGTTGCGGGAGTGCTTCACGGGGGCGCATGGGATTCCGCCGACGCCCGCGAACGTGCTGGGGGTGCTGTCGCTCATCTTCTGGTCGCTCATCATCATCGTGTCGGTGAAGTACCTGCTGCTGGTGATGAAGGCGGACAACCGGGGCGAAGGCGGCATCCTGGCGATGATGGCGCTGGTGATGCAGCGGCAGCGCGCGCAGCCGTCCCACCGGGCGCGTCCGGTGTTGATTACGCTGGGCATCTTCGGCGCGGCGCTCCTTTATGGAGACGGCATCATCACGCCGGCCATCACCGTGCTCAGCGCGGTGGAAGGCCTGCATGTGGCCACGTCCGTTTTCGACCCCTACGTCATCCCCATTGCCCTGGTCATCCTGGTGGGGCTCTTCCTGGTGCAGCGGCACGGTACCGCGGACATCGGCGCTGTCTTCGGTCCCGTCATGTGCGTCTGGTTCCTCACGCTGGCGGGGCTGGGCGTGAAGGAGCTGGTCCACAACCCGGCGGTGCTGGGGGCGCTGTCGCCCTGGCACGCGGTGGAGCTGTTCCGCCACAACCACCTGCATGGCTTCCTGGTGCTGGGCGGCGTGTTCCTGGTGGTGACGGGCTGTGAGGCCCTCTACGCGGACATGGGCCACTTCGGCCGCAAGCCCATCCAGCTGGCATGGTTCTCCATGGTGCTGCCGGCGCTGATGCTCAACTACCTGGGGCAGGGGGCGCTGCTGCTGCGCGACGCGAGCGCCGCGCGCAATCCCTTCTTCCTGCTGGCGCCGTCCTGGCTGCTGTACCCGCTGGTGGCGCTGGCCACGGTGGCGGGCGTCATCGCCTCGCAGGCGCTCATCGCGGGGGTGTTCTCCCTGACGCGCCAGGCGATGCAGCTGGGCTACAGCCCGCGCATGGAGGTGGTGCACACCTCGGCGGAGGAGATGGGGCAAATCTACCTGCCCGGTCTGAACTGGGCGCTGCTGGTGGGCGTGGTGGCGCTGGTGCTGGGCTTCCGCTCCTCCAGCGCGCTGGCGTCGGCGTACGGCATCGCGGTGTCCACGGCCATGGTCATCACCACCCTGATGGCCTACGTGGTGGCCCGGGAGCTGTGGGGCGTGCGGCGGTGGGTGGCCATGCCCGTGGTGGGGCTGTTCCTGACCGTGGAGCTGGCCTTCTTTGGCGCCAACGCGGTGAAGGTGGCGGACGGCGGCTGGTTCCCGCTGCTGATGGCTGTCGTCGTCTTCACGCTGATGACGACGTGGAAGCGGGGGCGCGACATCCTGGCGGCCAAGCTGCGCGCGTCCAGCATCCCCCTGAAGGAGCTGCTGGGCAGCTTCGGCGACCACCCTCCGGTGCGGGTGCCGGGCACGGCCATCTTCATGACAGGCAACGCGGAAGGCACCCCGCCCGCGCTGCTGCACAACCTCAAGCACAACAAGGTGCTGCACGAGCAGGTGGTGCTGCTGACCATCCTCTCCGAGGAGCTGCCGCACGTGCCGCACAGCGAGCGCGTGGAGGTGGAGCCGCTGGAGCAGGGCTTCGTGCGCGTGGTGGCGCGCTACGGCTTCATGGAGAACCCGGGCATCCCCGACGTGCTGAAGCGCTGCCGCGAGAAGGGGCTCCAGTTCCAGCTGATGGGCACCAGCTTCTTCCTGGGACGGGAGACGCTGATTCCCACCAAGCGCCCGGGCATGGCCGTGTGGCGCGAGGCGCTGTTCGCCTGGATGAGCCGCAACGCGCGCAGCGCCACCTCGTACTTCCGCATCCCGCCCAACCGGGTGGTGGAGCTGGGGGCGCAGGTGGAGTTGTAG
- a CDS encoding sensor histidine kinase has translation MLEAILQVSPLAIHLMDLDGTVRLWNPAAERLFGWSREDVLGHRAPWATDARWEKFRRHQEQATQGLEPPCLELELHRRDGTPLHVELWAAPMPPSTTGPAQCLGMLVDVTERRRGEAHRQLLSEASEVLGASLEQDATLEHLVRLAVPGCADSCRVFLEEAPGEVRCVVAAGLDAREPLDAGTPQVPDEAAVSRIIASGEPALHDAQPPSWLGVPLAWPGRKGAALVFSRTGRTFDARDMALARELARRASLALDHARQYHEARQAIRAREEFLAIASHELKSPLSALQLQVQNLRTALERSPDAVPWERLHRGLDLVGRQAKRQAKLIDALLDVSRIHAGRLELNPEPLDLGALVREVAERFEPELAGAGTHLTLTLPLEAHGHWDRLRLDQVLTNLVSNAMKYGRGNPVQVALSSTETHVRLDVRDAGIGIPPEHLSRLFHRFERAVSGRDYSGVGLGLWIVREVVEAMGGHVTVSSELGVGSTFTVVLPRARG, from the coding sequence ATGCTGGAAGCCATCCTCCAGGTCTCCCCCCTGGCCATCCACCTGATGGACCTGGATGGCACGGTGCGGCTGTGGAACCCCGCCGCCGAGCGGCTCTTCGGCTGGAGCCGGGAGGACGTGCTGGGCCACCGCGCTCCCTGGGCCACCGACGCCCGCTGGGAGAAGTTCCGCCGCCATCAGGAGCAGGCCACGCAGGGCCTGGAGCCGCCCTGTCTGGAGCTGGAGCTCCACCGGCGAGATGGCACGCCCCTCCACGTGGAGCTGTGGGCGGCGCCCATGCCACCGTCCACCACCGGTCCCGCCCAGTGCCTGGGCATGCTGGTGGACGTCACCGAGCGGCGCCGGGGCGAGGCCCACCGACAGCTCCTGTCAGAGGCCAGTGAAGTCCTCGGCGCCAGCCTGGAGCAGGACGCGACGCTGGAGCACCTGGTGCGGCTCGCCGTGCCTGGCTGCGCGGATTCCTGCCGCGTGTTCCTCGAGGAGGCCCCGGGTGAGGTGCGATGCGTGGTGGCCGCGGGCCTGGACGCGCGGGAGCCCCTTGATGCGGGTACGCCTCAGGTCCCGGACGAAGCGGCGGTGTCGCGAATCATCGCGTCCGGAGAGCCGGCGCTGCACGACGCGCAGCCGCCGTCCTGGCTGGGCGTGCCGCTGGCGTGGCCGGGGCGGAAGGGCGCCGCGCTTGTCTTCTCGCGCACCGGACGGACCTTCGACGCGCGGGACATGGCACTGGCTCGGGAGCTGGCGCGCCGGGCGTCACTCGCCCTGGACCACGCGCGCCAGTACCACGAGGCGCGCCAGGCCATCCGCGCGCGCGAGGAGTTCCTGGCCATCGCCAGCCATGAGCTGAAGTCCCCCCTCAGCGCGCTCCAGCTCCAGGTGCAGAACCTGCGCACCGCCCTGGAGCGCTCACCGGACGCCGTCCCCTGGGAGCGGCTGCACCGGGGGCTGGACCTGGTGGGCCGGCAGGCGAAGCGTCAGGCGAAGCTCATCGACGCGCTGCTGGACGTGTCGCGCATCCACGCCGGACGGCTGGAGCTGAACCCGGAGCCGCTGGACCTGGGCGCCCTGGTCCGCGAAGTGGCGGAGCGCTTCGAGCCGGAGCTGGCGGGCGCGGGCACACACCTGACGTTGACGCTGCCGTTGGAGGCCCACGGCCACTGGGACCGGCTGCGACTGGACCAGGTGCTCACCAACCTGGTGTCCAACGCCATGAAGTACGGGCGGGGCAACCCCGTCCAGGTGGCGCTGTCCAGCACCGAGACCCACGTGCGCCTGGACGTGCGCGACGCGGGCATCGGCATCCCGCCGGAGCACCTGTCCCGCCTCTTCCACCGCTTCGAGCGCGCCGTGTCCGGCCGGGACTACAGCGGCGTCGGCCTGGGGCTGTGGATTGTCCGCGAGGTGGTGGAGGCCATGGGTGGCCACGTCACCGTGAGCAGCGAGCTGGGCGTGGGCTCCACCTTCACCGTGGTGCTGCCGCGTGCGCGCGGGTGA
- a CDS encoding acyl-CoA desaturase, which translates to MAETGNTRWGTARLDGGKVLRWSLLHAGALVGGTCFFSWSAVAVFAGMTAVTMCLGVSVGLHRGLIHRAFRASAPVERALALLGTLAGLGGPIAMSRMHDLRDFHQNQPEADCPPYFGYREGFTRAMAYALFHTWHPRSGAADVPAAPHVTQDVFFRGLERAGLWLQVPLALALYALGGAPWVAWGILVRLALTQDGFWCVHYVSHVEGEQPYELPGCAEQGRNAGWLALLSMGESWHNTHHVYPASAQMGLGWRQPDPGWWAVRGLAALRLVHDVKSLAHLPPRPGARPRRPEPRRTRRLCVLALRRA; encoded by the coding sequence ATGGCGGAGACGGGTAACACGCGGTGGGGAACGGCGAGGCTGGACGGAGGCAAGGTGCTGCGCTGGAGCCTCCTGCACGCGGGAGCGCTGGTGGGGGGCACCTGCTTCTTCTCGTGGAGCGCGGTGGCGGTGTTCGCCGGGATGACCGCGGTGACGATGTGCCTGGGCGTGTCGGTGGGCCTGCACCGGGGACTCATCCACCGGGCATTTCGTGCCTCGGCGCCCGTGGAGCGCGCGTTGGCGCTGCTCGGCACCCTGGCCGGGCTGGGCGGCCCCATCGCGATGAGCCGCATGCATGACCTGCGCGACTTCCACCAGAACCAGCCGGAAGCGGACTGTCCGCCCTACTTCGGCTACCGCGAGGGCTTCACGCGCGCCATGGCCTACGCCCTCTTCCACACCTGGCACCCGCGAAGCGGCGCCGCGGACGTGCCAGCGGCGCCCCATGTGACGCAGGACGTGTTCTTCCGCGGGCTGGAGCGCGCGGGCCTGTGGCTCCAGGTGCCGCTCGCCCTGGCCTTGTACGCACTGGGCGGGGCGCCCTGGGTGGCCTGGGGCATCCTGGTGCGGCTGGCGCTCACCCAGGACGGCTTCTGGTGCGTCCATTACGTGAGCCACGTGGAGGGCGAGCAGCCCTACGAACTGCCGGGCTGCGCCGAACAGGGACGCAACGCCGGCTGGCTGGCGCTGCTGAGCATGGGCGAGTCGTGGCACAACACCCACCACGTCTACCCGGCCTCGGCGCAGATGGGGCTCGGGTGGCGACAGCCGGACCCGGGCTGGTGGGCCGTGCGCGGGCTGGCCGCGCTGCGGCTGGTGCATGACGTGAAGTCGCTGGCTCACCTGCCGCCGCGTCCGGGCGCCCGCCCGCGCCGTCCGGAGCCTCGTCGAACCCGGCGCCTCTGCGTGCTCGCCCTACGCCGGGCCTAA
- a CDS encoding group II truncated hemoglobin has product MSVQLKMPTEDDWVPSPDDLPYHRLGGTDAAMALAEAFYDAMDAHEPELARLHELDAEGRVNRGTRERFGLFLAGWLGGPQDYTERHGHPRLRMRHGHLSIGVAMRDAWVRSMQRAMDARGITGGLRRFLDGRFAHVADFLRNVEE; this is encoded by the coding sequence ATGTCCGTACAACTGAAGATGCCCACCGAAGACGACTGGGTGCCGAGCCCGGACGACCTGCCGTACCACCGGCTGGGCGGCACCGACGCGGCCATGGCCCTGGCCGAGGCTTTCTACGACGCCATGGACGCCCACGAGCCGGAGCTGGCGCGCCTGCACGAGTTGGACGCCGAGGGCCGGGTGAACCGCGGCACGCGTGAGCGGTTCGGCTTGTTCCTCGCGGGATGGCTGGGCGGGCCGCAGGACTACACGGAACGTCATGGCCACCCCCGCCTGCGCATGCGTCATGGCCACCTGTCCATCGGCGTCGCCATGCGGGATGCATGGGTGCGCTCCATGCAACGGGCCATGGACGCGCGGGGCATCACCGGGGGCCTGCGCCGCTTCCTCGATGGGCGCTTCGCCCACGTGGCGGACTTCCTGCGCAACGTCGAGGAGTGA
- a CDS encoding hybrid sensor histidine kinase/response regulator, with protein MPIPPRVAPSPPVAWVLDDSPVETQAICRALEPYCRVTGFLDGASLLESLTQGPIPEVLVLDWHLPGMSGLEVCRFVRSNPATEHVPVLLITGNTRAEDVVEGLAAGANDYVFKPFRPVEFAARVQALAQWERTRRKTLEDERARRRQLEGTLTEVQAAEERAWRSELRFRLAARATRDAVWEWDPRTGLTDWTSGLHEVFGYAPGTIRDEHHWWEERLHPDDRARVVASLQATLEGPEHEWQATYRFQRGDGSWAYVADRCHIIRDAQDKATQVVGAMQDVTVRQEAEVARARLLELERGAREESDRQRAMLATLFEQVPALLGVLSVPDQRCVVANARLRQRFGQRQLVGCTLREALPELEGQNVLELLDTVFATGEPFSARELPVRIAQVPGTLPPEGYFDFMYQPMRDASGRLAAVILFAVEVTDSVLARHKESELAQQMKARADFERQLIGIVSHDLRNPLGAITLAVSMMLQRGPLDERQERQAQRIRSSADRATRMIRDLLDFTRARQGTGLPVYPQPMDLHEVVRAVLDEVHAGWPDRHLETERTGNGLGTWDPDRLAQLIGNLVGNALQYSPPGTPVRVTSRGDDDGVVLEVHNLGPAIPLERQPRIFEPLERATVRPEDQGRRSIGLGLYIVRSIVLAHGGTVEAHSQEETGTTFTVRLPRHAPTALPVHELTAPSAWDGA; from the coding sequence GTGCCCATTCCCCCCCGCGTCGCACCCTCCCCTCCCGTGGCCTGGGTGCTCGACGACAGTCCGGTAGAGACCCAGGCCATCTGCCGCGCGCTGGAGCCCTACTGCAGGGTCACCGGGTTCTTGGACGGAGCCTCGCTGCTGGAGTCCCTGACGCAGGGGCCCATTCCCGAGGTGCTCGTGCTGGACTGGCACCTGCCCGGCATGTCGGGCCTGGAGGTCTGCCGCTTCGTCCGGAGCAATCCCGCCACCGAGCACGTCCCCGTCCTGCTCATCACCGGGAACACGCGCGCGGAGGACGTGGTGGAGGGCCTGGCCGCGGGGGCCAATGACTACGTCTTCAAGCCCTTCCGCCCGGTGGAGTTCGCCGCGCGCGTCCAGGCCCTGGCGCAGTGGGAGCGCACGCGACGCAAGACGTTGGAGGACGAACGGGCGCGACGCCGGCAACTGGAAGGCACGCTGACGGAGGTCCAGGCCGCCGAGGAGCGCGCCTGGCGCAGCGAGCTGCGCTTCCGGCTGGCGGCGCGCGCCACGCGGGACGCGGTGTGGGAGTGGGACCCGCGCACGGGCCTCACGGACTGGACGAGCGGCCTGCACGAAGTCTTCGGCTACGCCCCCGGCACCATCCGGGACGAGCATCACTGGTGGGAGGAACGGCTGCACCCGGACGACCGCGCGCGCGTCGTCGCCAGCCTCCAGGCCACCTTGGAAGGCCCCGAGCACGAGTGGCAGGCCACCTACCGCTTCCAGCGCGGAGACGGCTCCTGGGCCTACGTGGCGGACCGCTGCCACATCATCCGCGACGCGCAGGACAAGGCCACGCAGGTGGTGGGCGCCATGCAAGACGTCACCGTGCGCCAGGAGGCCGAGGTCGCCCGGGCCCGGCTGCTGGAGCTGGAGCGCGGCGCCCGGGAGGAGTCGGACCGGCAGCGTGCCATGCTGGCCACGCTCTTTGAACAGGTGCCCGCGCTGCTCGGCGTGCTGAGCGTGCCGGACCAACGCTGCGTGGTGGCCAACGCGCGGCTGCGGCAGCGCTTCGGCCAGCGGCAGTTGGTGGGCTGCACGCTCCGCGAGGCCCTGCCGGAGCTGGAGGGGCAGAACGTCCTCGAGCTGCTGGACACCGTCTTCGCCACTGGCGAGCCCTTCAGCGCGCGGGAGCTGCCCGTGCGCATCGCCCAGGTGCCCGGCACCCTTCCGCCGGAGGGCTACTTCGACTTCATGTACCAGCCGATGCGGGACGCCAGCGGACGGCTGGCGGCCGTCATCCTGTTCGCGGTGGAAGTCACAGACTCCGTCCTGGCGAGGCACAAGGAGTCGGAGCTGGCGCAGCAGATGAAGGCCCGCGCGGACTTCGAGCGGCAACTCATCGGCATCGTCAGCCACGACCTGCGCAACCCGCTGGGGGCCATCACCCTGGCGGTGTCCATGATGCTCCAGCGCGGACCGCTGGATGAGCGGCAGGAGCGTCAGGCCCAGCGCATCCGGAGCTCGGCGGACCGCGCGACGCGGATGATTCGCGACCTGCTCGACTTCACCCGCGCGCGTCAGGGGACGGGGCTCCCGGTGTACCCGCAGCCCATGGACCTGCACGAAGTCGTTCGCGCGGTGCTGGACGAGGTGCACGCCGGCTGGCCCGACCGTCACCTGGAGACGGAACGCACCGGAAATGGCTTGGGCACGTGGGACCCGGACCGGCTCGCGCAGCTCATTGGCAACCTGGTGGGAAACGCCTTGCAGTACAGCCCGCCCGGCACGCCCGTGCGGGTGACGTCCCGAGGCGATGACGACGGCGTCGTGCTGGAGGTCCACAACCTGGGCCCGGCGATTCCCCTGGAGCGGCAGCCGCGCATCTTCGAGCCGCTGGAGCGCGCCACGGTGCGCCCGGAGGACCAGGGCCGGCGCAGCATCGGCCTGGGACTCTACATCGTGCGCAGCATCGTCCTGGCCCACGGTGGCACGGTGGAGGCCCACTCCCAGGAGGAGACGGGCACCACCTTCACCGTGCGGCTGCCACGCCATGCGCCCACGGCGCTGCCCGTGCACGAGCTCACGGCGCCCAGCGCTTGGGACGGCGCTTGA
- a CDS encoding 5'-3' exonuclease codes for MRLHLVDGTYELYRAHFSPRPGHAAPDGQDVKATVGLMSSLLALLHDADEAVTHVAVAFDNPIRSFRNALFDGYKSDEGVPPELRAQFDLAEEAVRALGVTAWSMKDQEADDALATAAARWADAVEQVRLLTPDKDLGQCVRGSRVVQVDRRQERVLDEDAVRAKLGVPPASVPDLLALMGDAADGIPGLPGFGEKGASALLSAHGHLEDIPAEASEWKVRPRGAEKLAATLREHRDAALLYRRLATLVTDAPLPGTSSLEDLAWKGVPAAVYEAFCDRLGLTTLKRRPKRWAP; via the coding sequence ATGCGCCTGCACCTGGTCGACGGCACCTACGAGCTCTACCGCGCCCACTTCTCGCCCCGTCCGGGCCATGCCGCGCCGGATGGACAGGACGTGAAGGCCACGGTGGGGCTGATGTCCTCGCTGCTCGCGCTGCTGCACGACGCGGACGAGGCGGTGACGCACGTGGCGGTGGCGTTCGACAACCCCATCCGCTCGTTCCGCAACGCGCTGTTCGACGGCTACAAGAGCGACGAGGGCGTGCCCCCGGAGCTGCGCGCGCAGTTCGACCTGGCGGAGGAGGCCGTGCGCGCGCTGGGCGTCACCGCGTGGTCCATGAAGGACCAGGAGGCGGATGACGCGCTGGCCACCGCCGCGGCGCGCTGGGCGGACGCGGTGGAGCAGGTGCGGCTGCTCACGCCCGACAAGGACCTGGGCCAGTGCGTGCGTGGCAGCCGCGTGGTGCAGGTGGACCGGCGGCAGGAGAGGGTGCTCGACGAGGACGCGGTGCGCGCGAAGCTGGGCGTGCCCCCCGCGAGCGTGCCGGACCTGCTGGCGCTGATGGGCGACGCGGCGGATGGCATCCCCGGGCTGCCGGGCTTCGGGGAGAAGGGCGCGTCGGCATTGCTGAGCGCGCATGGCCACCTGGAGGACATCCCCGCGGAGGCGTCCGAGTGGAAGGTGCGTCCCCGGGGCGCGGAGAAGCTGGCCGCGACGCTGCGCGAGCACCGTGACGCCGCGCTGCTCTACCGCCGGCTGGCCACGCTGGTGACGGACGCGCCGCTGCCGGGCACGTCATCGCTGGAGGACCTGGCGTGGAAGGGCGTGCCGGCCGCCGTGTACGAAGCGTTCTGTGACCGGCTGGGCCTGACGACGCTCAAGCGCCGTCCCAAGCGCTGGGCGCCGTGA
- a CDS encoding DUF4398 domain-containing protein, with product MRLKLAAVLLGLTMVGCAGRQVLPAPNERRVQAEASLRAAEGAGAARVPEAALHLEFARQQIADAERLWVEGEQEAAELRFMQAEADAELAQALARAVPLERESRRTAAQAESLRRGQP from the coding sequence ATGCGCCTGAAGCTGGCGGCGGTGCTGCTGGGCCTGACGATGGTGGGATGCGCCGGGCGGCAGGTGCTTCCCGCGCCGAATGAGCGCCGTGTGCAGGCGGAAGCCTCGCTGCGCGCGGCGGAAGGCGCAGGCGCCGCCCGAGTCCCGGAAGCGGCCCTCCACCTGGAGTTCGCCCGGCAGCAGATTGCCGACGCGGAGCGGCTGTGGGTGGAAGGCGAACAGGAAGCCGCGGAGCTGCGCTTCATGCAGGCCGAGGCGGACGCGGAGCTGGCGCAGGCGCTGGCCCGGGCCGTCCCGCTGGAGCGCGAGTCGCGACGCACGGCCGCCCAGGCGGAGTCCCTGCGCCGCGGCCAGCCGTGA
- a CDS encoding OmpA family protein produces the protein MLKRGWKAFAGVTALAAVGCAHAPPPQELLNARAAYQEVSTSPQGRERPRDVAAARDALLEAEREYDRSQDSPRTRSLSYVALRKSETAGARGTADLAARRQAEAQATLQQAQARQWQRSQAELDAARQQLAQAERERLQALQQQQQARQHAVTQQQEAERMRMDAQRRQHEAEQLRRLAQQQEAESRRLEAKTTRLQEEEQRRARAESESRRLAQENHELLQRSAELEAEQEARRQVERELERERQARLDAERRATEALTQLESTARDVKVREEARGLVLTMSGQVLFASNAVDLLPTAREQLTEVANALKVSDSPLVIEGHTDSMGSDAMNEALSYRRAEHVREFLISQGVSRDRIQVRGLGEYRPVANNSTPEGRANNRRVEIILPRGGEEATGGSGAEPPTTPRR, from the coding sequence ATGCTGAAGCGTGGATGGAAGGCCTTCGCTGGCGTCACGGCGCTGGCCGCCGTGGGGTGTGCACACGCACCACCGCCACAGGAGCTCCTCAACGCGCGCGCGGCCTACCAGGAGGTCTCCACCAGCCCCCAGGGCCGAGAGCGTCCTCGAGACGTCGCGGCGGCGCGAGATGCGCTGCTGGAAGCCGAGCGGGAGTATGACCGCAGCCAGGACTCTCCTCGCACCCGCTCGCTGTCCTACGTGGCGTTGCGCAAGTCCGAGACGGCGGGGGCACGCGGCACCGCGGACCTGGCGGCGCGCCGTCAGGCGGAGGCCCAGGCCACGCTCCAGCAAGCGCAGGCGCGGCAGTGGCAGCGCTCGCAGGCGGAGCTGGATGCGGCGCGGCAGCAGCTCGCCCAGGCCGAGCGTGAGCGGCTGCAAGCCCTCCAGCAACAGCAACAAGCCCGGCAGCACGCCGTGACGCAGCAGCAGGAAGCCGAGCGCATGCGGATGGATGCCCAGCGGCGCCAGCACGAAGCGGAACAGCTGCGGCGGCTGGCCCAGCAGCAGGAGGCGGAGTCGCGGCGGCTGGAGGCGAAGACCACGCGGCTCCAGGAAGAAGAGCAGCGCCGGGCTCGGGCCGAGTCCGAATCCCGGCGCCTGGCCCAGGAGAACCACGAACTGCTCCAGCGCTCGGCGGAGCTGGAAGCGGAGCAGGAGGCACGGCGCCAGGTGGAGCGGGAGCTGGAACGCGAGCGACAGGCGCGGCTCGACGCGGAACGGCGCGCCACGGAGGCGCTGACACAGCTGGAGTCGACGGCGCGCGACGTGAAGGTCCGCGAGGAGGCGCGAGGCCTGGTGCTGACGATGTCAGGGCAGGTGCTGTTCGCGTCGAACGCCGTGGACCTGCTCCCGACGGCGCGTGAGCAGCTGACGGAGGTGGCCAACGCGCTCAAGGTGTCCGACAGTCCCCTGGTCATCGAAGGCCACACGGATTCGATGGGCTCGGACGCGATGAACGAAGCCCTGTCCTACCGGCGGGCGGAGCACGTGCGGGAGTTCCTCATCAGCCAGGGCGTGAGTCGCGACCGCATCCAGGTGCGCGGCCTGGGCGAGTACCGCCCCGTCGCCAACAACTCCACCCCAGAGGGCCGCGCCAACAACCGGCGCGTTGAAATCATCCTCCCGCGTGGAGGAGAGGAGGCCACGGGCGGCAGCGGCGCCGAGCCCCCGACGACGCCTCGGCGCTGA